From Terriglobia bacterium:
CGGGTACGCGGCGTGGGTGCTGGTCATGGGGTTTGGATTTCCCGCACCGCGCCCCCCGGATAAATGGCTGCCCCCAAGACAGCCGCTTGGCCCACCTACTACTTCTGTTTCCACAAACCCTGCTTCACGGTTCCGATCAGCCCGGCAGAAAACATTCCCGCTCCGAGCACGCAGAGAACCAAGCGCAACACAACGTCGTGGGGGCTCACCACTTGGTCTCGCGCGTGTCGAATGTGTAGACCACGCCGGCGGTCAAGGTGTCCTGGCCCAGCACCGGGTCGGTGCCCTTGGTGAAGACCGGACGGTTGGAGAAATCGTGGCGATATTCCAAGCGGCTAATCAGGTGGTGCGCCATGATCCGCTCGAACGTCCCGGTGAACTCCTGCATGTGCTGCGGGGTACCGGTGGTAAATCCGTAGTGGTCGTTGAAGTACTCGTAGCGGGTCACGACCGCGGAGCTTGAACCGAAGGCGTAGCGCACATAGCCCGCTACTCCGGTCCAGTACACCGGTTGGACGACGCCGGCGATGCGATCGCCGCGGCCGTAGTCGAAGTTCACGGTGGTCGAGAGGCGGGCGGTCGGAGAGTAGGTCACGACGGTATCGCTCAACTGCCGCCAATGCGCGTTGGTGCCGGCGGCCTCCGGTCCCGCCATGTAGTTTTGCGCAATGCTGAGCTTCTTGGTCGGGTTCCAGCCGAAGGAGACGCCCATCGTCTTGCCGGTGTTGTTGTCGTAGATATCGTTCCAGCCGTTCACCAAGAAGCCGGTGATGGAGTACTTGTCGCTGAACGAGTACTTGGCGCGCGCGCCGTAGTGGTAGTACGGGATGGCATACGCGAACAGCAGGCCGCGCGAGTAGTTCCAGTTGTCCTTGGTCTCGATGACCTCAAACCCATGCGGGGTAACAAACTTGCCTACGTCCACCTGCAAGCCTTTGCCCACCGGGGCGAGATAGGAAATGTAGGCTTCCTTCAAATACTGCGCGAAGCCCAGCCCGGCGGGGTCAGTGGAGTTCACGACGTTCATCGCCTGGCCGAAGCCCAGACCGAGGTGGAACCCCAGCCGGCTGTTGGTCGCTTCGGGTGGCTTGTCGATATTGAGTTCGATCAGGTTGAGCGCGAACTGGTTGGAGGGACCGTCGAAGGCGCGGAAGCTGTTGGTTCGCGACGCCGGCTGATTGAAGTTGTAACCGTAGTAGGTGTCAACAAAGCCGCTCAGCGTGGTGCTCCCTAAGACTTGGGTCAGCACGCTGGGAGGCGCCGCAGGCGCTGCGGGAGTGGAGGCCGACGACGACGACGTTGTCGTTGCCGCTGGCGTGGTGGCCGCGCCAGCTTGCTGTTTCAGTTCCGCAACCTGGGCGCGCAGAGTCCCGACTTCCTTCTCCAGATCCTGCATCCGGCGGATCAATTCCGTGGGAGCCATTTTGCCCGCATCGGCGGCGGCATCCGCTTGCGCGTTGAGCTCGGTTGGAGCCACCCAGGCAAGACACAAGGCCAAAGTCAGGCAGGCTAATCGAGAACTTTTCACGGCTTACTTGCTTTCTCCCCACAGGCGCGTCGAAACGATCCATCGCAACGCGACCTTCACAACCAGCAAGCGAAGAGTAGCTGGGGCGCATCGACATGGTCCAACGCATACTTTCTGTTCGCGCAATCGGAAATATTTTGAAAAGTTAAATTTATGGGCGGGATAAAGGAGATTTATCGGCAGAACGACGGCGGGCTTGCGTTGGTATATCGCATAGCGACATGAATCAGACCGCAGAAGCGTCCACTGGCGGGCGGCTCTGTCGCCAGCAGCGGCTTGGGAACATCGGATTTCGCGGGTTTTTCAGCACTGAGCGCAATTCCAAAGGCCGACTTCCCGTCGTTGTGGGGCGAAGGGCCTCGAGTGGCGAGGCATGAATAGAACGAGCATCGAAGCGCACCGACGCCGGTCAACAGCGTGCTTTGAAAGCTACGGTGAAATCGAAATTGCGATGCCAGCGATTCATCTTTCGAGTGCGAAGCCAATGTCGCCAGAGCAGCTTCAGAAATGCTGGAGCCGAGAGAGGAAACACCGAGATCCCTCGACTCGGGGTTTCACGCCGGAACAAGGCGCGGGAGCCCTCCCTCGCGCGGGATGACATCGGCTACAGAAAAGATGAAGCTCCAATCACACGGAAGGCCATAATTCTTGGAAGAGCGGGGATGCCGACCGTCATGTTTCGCCAGCACCGGTCGCGAGGTTGGGCGGCTGCCGGCGCGCCGTCCGCGGCCGCCAGTCAGGCGACGCCGGCCGCACCTGGAGCACGTCCTCACACCAGGCGCGCAGGATTTCAGCGACACTCCAAGCTTGCGCGAAGCAACCGCGCGGCAGGTGCGGAGCGTCAGCGTCGAAGATTTCCGAAATCTGCCCCAATCCAGCCTGGCTCAGATGTTCACGCAAACCGGACATCATCTGCTCCGCGCGGCGCCTGGCGTCAACGTCGCCGCCGTTGACTTTGACGTAGGCGGTGACAAATGGTCCGAGCAGCCACGGCCAGACCGTGCCCTGGTGATAGGCCGCATCGCGTTCGAGCGGACTCCCCTGATAGCGCGGACGGTAAGCACCGCTGTTGTGGTTCAGGGTGCGCAGGCCGACCGGGGTGAGCAACTCGCGCTCGACGACCTCGACCACTTGCCGCGCACGATCCGGAGCGAGCATGGAATGGGGCAGACTCACGGCAAAGATCTGGTTGGGGCGAATGGATGCATCCGGTGCACCGCCATCCACAAGGTCGTAAAGACAGCCCGCGCTCTGGTTCCAGAACAGGCGGTTGAAGGTCGAGTGCAGCAACGCAGAAACCGTCTTACAGCGCCGCTGGTTCGGGGCATCGCCAAAGCGGCCGGCAAACTCTTCCATGATGTTCAGCGCGTTGTACCACAGGGCCTGAATCTCCACTGGTTTGCCGCTGCGGGGTGTCACCACCCAATCGCCGATTTTTGCGTCCATCCAGGTTAGCTGCACGCCTGGCTCGCCGGCATGCAGCAGACCGTCATCCAACATGCGAATGCCATAGCGAGTGCCTTTGATATGCCAGTCGAGGACGGAGGTGAGCACCGGATAAAGCTCGTTTTTGATCAGCGAGTAATCGCCGGTCGCCGCCCCGTAGGCGCGGATGGCCTCGAAATACCAGAGGGTTGCGTCGACGGTGTTGAACTCGGCCGCCTCACCGTGATCGGGAAATCGGTTGGGCAGCATGCCCCGATCCACATGCACGGCAAACGTCCGCAAAACGTTCTTAGCGAGGTGAGCATTGCCAGTCAACAGTGTGAGACCAGGCAACGCGATCATGGTGTCGCGGCCCCAATCGGTGAACCAGGGATATCCGGCGATGACGGTCGATCCGTCTCCGCGGCTGACGAGGAACTGGTCGGCCGCCAAGGCCAGCGAGCGCGCGAAGTCGTCCGCCGCAGCGGCTTGCTGGATGGCTTTCCGGCGCCGCAATTCCGCCTCGCGATAGGCGGCGGCATGGTTGGCGTCCTGCCGCTCGGTGGATGCAATCACGATCGCATCCGACGCCTGCGACAACACGAACCGGAGCATCATCGGGTTAAACAGATCTTCGACCGCGTCGAGCCCGCGCTCCTGCTCAAGGCGGTAAAAAAAGTTGCGATACCAGGATCCGGGCATCCCCACTTCCGCCGCGTTATGCGCCAGGTAGAGGCGCGGCAATCCCGGATACGGCGCGACACTCACGAGGCCGGGTTCCTGTTGCAGCGCAGGATTGAGCGCGCCATTCTCGTGCGTCGTGCTGTGGTAGTCGCGGAATGCGATGAGCGGGCGCAGTTCGAGTTCCACATTTGCCTTCGCCGGCGCCCGAAGCAGGCGATATGCGATGACGGTCGTGTTCTGGCCGTGCGGCATGAAGACAGCCTTCTCCAACAGCACGCCTTCACATTCGAAAGTAAAAACGGGGAATGGATCCAGGCGGAAACCGACGAGAAAGTCCAATCCACGCGGGTGCACAGCACCGGCGTACTCGTTGGTTGCGAGATCGACGCGGCGCTCGGCGATGAGGAGAGTCTCCTCCAGCTTCGACAGCAACAACACTCTTCCCACGGGAGGGTTGGTCGCCGCCATGAGCAGCCCGTGGTACCGGCGTGTGTTGGCGCCGGCGATACTCGACGAGGCGAAACCGCCGAGGCCGTTGGTTTCCAGCCACTCGCGGCTCAGCGCCTGATCGAGATGGCCGCAGACATCGCGATTAAAGGCAATCATGATTCGCTCCTTGCGCGGCACAGACGACCTGGGCGACCTCATAGTACACTTTGATCGTCTCCTTGGCGGCATCGAGGAGATGGAGGACTAGAAGGCTGCTGAAAAAATCCGAGACCTCGATTTTTCGCGGGCTTTCGGCGCTTCGCGCCTCGGTCACGGCTGAAACTTTTGACCTAGCGAGCCCGCTCGGAATGACAATATAGGACTTGTTCGGCGCGGCTGAAGCCGCGCCCCTTCAAAGCAAGCCGTAGAGAAAGTAGATTGGGCGAGACAGGGCGGCGCCACAACTTCTGTAACTCGTACGGGTTTAGCTTCCGCGAAAGGTGACCAAGTTGTGCAACGCAGTTTGTGCGGTGGGCCTCCTTTCCCAATTCTCGCTGTCCACAGAAGTCCCAACATATACAACGGAGTCGAACCATGCGTGCCCGTAGCCTCACAGTTGAATCGCCGTGCACAATTCGGCGGATGGCGTGGACATTTTCGAGAGCCGCAGTTGTCTTGCTGACGGCGGCCCTGACCGCTTGCGGCGGGAGTAGCAACGGCAAGAAGATCTACGTTGTCGGCCTGGGCACGCCGAACGT
This genomic window contains:
- a CDS encoding porin: MKSSRLACLTLALCLAWVAPTELNAQADAAADAGKMAPTELIRRMQDLEKEVGTLRAQVAELKQQAGAATTPAATTTSSSSASTPAAPAAPPSVLTQVLGSTTLSGFVDTYYGYNFNQPASRTNSFRAFDGPSNQFALNLIELNIDKPPEATNSRLGFHLGLGFGQAMNVVNSTDPAGLGFAQYLKEAYISYLAPVGKGLQVDVGKFVTPHGFEVIETKDNWNYSRGLLFAYAIPYYHYGARAKYSFSDKYSITGFLVNGWNDIYDNNTGKTMGVSFGWNPTKKLSIAQNYMAGPEAAGTNAHWRQLSDTVVTYSPTARLSTTVNFDYGRGDRIAGVVQPVYWTGVAGYVRYAFGSSSAVVTRYEYFNDHYGFTTGTPQHMQEFTGTFERIMAHHLISRLEYRHDFSNRPVFTKGTDPVLGQDTLTAGVVYTFDTRETKW
- a CDS encoding amylo-alpha-1,6-glucosidase; the protein is MMIAFNRDVCGHLDQALSREWLETNGLGGFASSSIAGANTRRYHGLLMAATNPPVGRVLLLSKLEETLLIAERRVDLATNEYAGAVHPRGLDFLVGFRLDPFPVFTFECEGVLLEKAVFMPHGQNTTVIAYRLLRAPAKANVELELRPLIAFRDYHSTTHENGALNPALQQEPGLVSVAPYPGLPRLYLAHNAAEVGMPGSWYRNFFYRLEQERGLDAVEDLFNPMMLRFVLSQASDAIVIASTERQDANHAAAYREAELRRRKAIQQAAAADDFARSLALAADQFLVSRGDGSTVIAGYPWFTDWGRDTMIALPGLTLLTGNAHLAKNVLRTFAVHVDRGMLPNRFPDHGEAAEFNTVDATLWYFEAIRAYGAATGDYSLIKNELYPVLTSVLDWHIKGTRYGIRMLDDGLLHAGEPGVQLTWMDAKIGDWVVTPRSGKPVEIQALWYNALNIMEEFAGRFGDAPNQRRCKTVSALLHSTFNRLFWNQSAGCLYDLVDGGAPDASIRPNQIFAVSLPHSMLAPDRARQVVEVVERELLTPVGLRTLNHNSGAYRPRYQGSPLERDAAYHQGTVWPWLLGPFVTAYVKVNGGDVDARRRAEQMMSGLREHLSQAGLGQISEIFDADAPHLPRGCFAQAWSVAEILRAWCEDVLQVRPASPDWRPRTARRQPPNLATGAGET